Proteins found in one Drosophila busckii strain San Diego stock center, stock number 13000-0081.31 chromosome 2R, ASM1175060v1, whole genome shotgun sequence genomic segment:
- the LOC108595514 gene encoding uncharacterized protein LOC108595514 isoform X2 produces the protein MSTLVKDDAEIDFLEEDEQDLEPKYAHTLQLESNGINNSNHCSSSLSKHALRCRWAHGEVGVFLNIINKLKLQGPLLRKRNAKVFKLVSREMAKMNIVKRPDQLRIKYHQLRRQYAKSKTDGEPFEYFQQMHELINAKVSDAEESELEGSDDEEEVASEGTEDALVADMPKIARCKWAEGEVDVFLNIIISMGLQSALLRKRNAKIFKLLSKEMAKRDYNKAPEKLRIKYQMLRRQYNKAKNGGESFEHFDIMDQLLNQPGAAELEAESSSSESDCSESGSSEADATKSHADYYWTDPEVDSFLSIIKEQNLFRAVDGSKKRNFKTLAYISKVLAQQSYQRTPDQLRNKLRLLLRRYREAKTEGIKNVRLLSRHFEILDDLVQKRRSKEPTQAPKSLVHIEASDSDELSSDSSCDLLRSAAAAAGSEHDYELPAEPTPLEVLSSISEGQKQLLTQLSSSHERFLQQQREMQTQFLQELSRIMRQEREATCRMLKELLQNKS, from the exons atgagcACGCTGGTAAAAGATGATGCAGAAATAGACTTTTTAGAGGAAGACGAGCAGGACTTGGAGCCAAAATATGCCCACACCTTGCAGCTAGagt ctaATGGCATTAATAATAGTAATCATTGCTCCAGTTCGTTAAGCAAGCATGCGCTGCGCTGCAGGTGGGCGCACGGCGAGGTGGGCGTGTTTCTTAACATTATAAACAAACTGAAGCTGCAGGGTCCATTGCTACGCAAGCGAAATGCCAAGGTATTCAAGCTCGTCTCCAGAGAAATGGCCAAGATGAATATAGTAAAGCGACCGGATCAGTTGCGCATTAAATATCATCAGCTAAGAAGACAATATGCCAAATCAAAAACTGACGGCGAGCCATTTGAATACTTTCAACAAATGCACGAACTGATAAATGCCAAAGTCAGCGATGCCGAAGAGAGTGAGCTGGAGGGGAGCGACGATGAAGAGGAAGTAGCATCAGAGGGTACTGAAGATGCTCTTGTGGCGGATATGCCTAAAATAGCGCGTTGCAAATGGGCAGAAGGCGAGGTGGatgtgtttttaaatattataatttcaatGGGACTGCAATCGGCGCTGCTGCGTAAGCGCAATGCTAAAATCTTTAAGCTACTTTCGAAGGAGATGGCCAAGAGAGATTACAATAAAGCGCCTGAAAAGCTACgcataaaatatcaaatgctAAGAAGACAGTACAATAAGGCTAAGAATGGTGGCGAGAGCTTTGAGCACTTTGACATCATGGATCAGCTTTTAAATCAGCCAGGCGCAGCAGAGCTGGAGGCagaaagcagcagctctgAGAGTGATTGCTCGGAAAGTGGCAGCAGCGAAGCAGATGCTACAAAAA GTCACGCTGATTATTACTGGACGGACCCGGAGGTAGACAGCTTTCTCTCCATTATCAAGGAACAGAATCTCTTTCGCGCTGTCGATGGCTCCAAAAAACGCAATTTCAAAACACTCGCATACATATCCAAAGTACTGGCACAGCAGTCGTACCAGCGAACCCCCGATCAGCTGCGCAACaagctgcgtttgctgctgcgtcgtTACCGCGAAGCCAAGACGGAGGGCATTAAAAATGTGCGACTGCTGTCGCGTCACTTTGAGATACTCGATGATCTAGTGCAAAAGCGACGCAGTAAAGAGCCCACGCAAGCGCCAAAGAGCTTAGTACACATCGAAGCCAGCGACAGCGATGAGTTAAGCTCGGATTCCAGTTGTGATTTACTGCgcagcgccgctgccgccgctggtAGTGAGCATGACTACGAGCTGCCTGCAGAGCCTACACCCTTGGAAGTCTTAAGTAGCATTAGCGAGggacaaaagcagctgctgacgcagttgagcagcagccatgAGCGCttcctgcagcagcagcgtgaaATGCAAACGCAGTTTCTGCAAGAGCTGTCGCGAATAATGCGGCAGGAGCGCGAGGCAACATGTCGCATGTTGAaggagctgctgcaaaataaaagttga
- the LOC108595514 gene encoding uncharacterized protein LOC108595514 isoform X1: MSTLVKDDAEIDFLEEDEQDLEPKYAHTLQLESNGINNSNHCSSSLSKHALRCRWAHGEVGVFLNIINKLKLQGPLLRKRNAKVFKLVSREMAKMNIVKRPDQLRIKYHQLRRQYAKSKTDGEPFEYFQQMHELINAKVSDAEESELEGSDDEEEVASEGTEDALVADMPKIARCKWAEGEVDVFLNIIISMGLQSALLRKRNAKIFKLLSKEMAKRDYNKAPEKLRIKYQMLRRQYNKAKNGGESFEHFDIMDQLLNQPGAAELEAESSSSESDCSESGSSEADATKSRHADYYWTDPEVDSFLSIIKEQNLFRAVDGSKKRNFKTLAYISKVLAQQSYQRTPDQLRNKLRLLLRRYREAKTEGIKNVRLLSRHFEILDDLVQKRRSKEPTQAPKSLVHIEASDSDELSSDSSCDLLRSAAAAAGSEHDYELPAEPTPLEVLSSISEGQKQLLTQLSSSHERFLQQQREMQTQFLQELSRIMRQEREATCRMLKELLQNKS; this comes from the exons atgagcACGCTGGTAAAAGATGATGCAGAAATAGACTTTTTAGAGGAAGACGAGCAGGACTTGGAGCCAAAATATGCCCACACCTTGCAGCTAGagt ctaATGGCATTAATAATAGTAATCATTGCTCCAGTTCGTTAAGCAAGCATGCGCTGCGCTGCAGGTGGGCGCACGGCGAGGTGGGCGTGTTTCTTAACATTATAAACAAACTGAAGCTGCAGGGTCCATTGCTACGCAAGCGAAATGCCAAGGTATTCAAGCTCGTCTCCAGAGAAATGGCCAAGATGAATATAGTAAAGCGACCGGATCAGTTGCGCATTAAATATCATCAGCTAAGAAGACAATATGCCAAATCAAAAACTGACGGCGAGCCATTTGAATACTTTCAACAAATGCACGAACTGATAAATGCCAAAGTCAGCGATGCCGAAGAGAGTGAGCTGGAGGGGAGCGACGATGAAGAGGAAGTAGCATCAGAGGGTACTGAAGATGCTCTTGTGGCGGATATGCCTAAAATAGCGCGTTGCAAATGGGCAGAAGGCGAGGTGGatgtgtttttaaatattataatttcaatGGGACTGCAATCGGCGCTGCTGCGTAAGCGCAATGCTAAAATCTTTAAGCTACTTTCGAAGGAGATGGCCAAGAGAGATTACAATAAAGCGCCTGAAAAGCTACgcataaaatatcaaatgctAAGAAGACAGTACAATAAGGCTAAGAATGGTGGCGAGAGCTTTGAGCACTTTGACATCATGGATCAGCTTTTAAATCAGCCAGGCGCAGCAGAGCTGGAGGCagaaagcagcagctctgAGAGTGATTGCTCGGAAAGTGGCAGCAGCGAAGCAGATGCTACAAAAAGTC GTCACGCTGATTATTACTGGACGGACCCGGAGGTAGACAGCTTTCTCTCCATTATCAAGGAACAGAATCTCTTTCGCGCTGTCGATGGCTCCAAAAAACGCAATTTCAAAACACTCGCATACATATCCAAAGTACTGGCACAGCAGTCGTACCAGCGAACCCCCGATCAGCTGCGCAACaagctgcgtttgctgctgcgtcgtTACCGCGAAGCCAAGACGGAGGGCATTAAAAATGTGCGACTGCTGTCGCGTCACTTTGAGATACTCGATGATCTAGTGCAAAAGCGACGCAGTAAAGAGCCCACGCAAGCGCCAAAGAGCTTAGTACACATCGAAGCCAGCGACAGCGATGAGTTAAGCTCGGATTCCAGTTGTGATTTACTGCgcagcgccgctgccgccgctggtAGTGAGCATGACTACGAGCTGCCTGCAGAGCCTACACCCTTGGAAGTCTTAAGTAGCATTAGCGAGggacaaaagcagctgctgacgcagttgagcagcagccatgAGCGCttcctgcagcagcagcgtgaaATGCAAACGCAGTTTCTGCAAGAGCTGTCGCGAATAATGCGGCAGGAGCGCGAGGCAACATGTCGCATGTTGAaggagctgctgcaaaataaaagttga
- the LOC108596573 gene encoding protein NDRG3 isoform X8, with the protein MPSAPTHTAEEAHLLGTMPVDPMDDIELRSVQLQFPNARGSILEACDQRRVPTDKGDVHVAIQGDTSKPAIVTYHDLGLNYATSFAGFFNYPVMRGLLENFCVYHVTAPGQEEGAPTLPEDYVYPTMDELAAQLLFVLSHFGLKSVIGFGVGAGANILARFAHAHPDKVGALCLINCVSTQSGWIEWGYQSFNARFLRTKGMTQGVIDYLMWHHFGRNPEERNHDLVQMYKQHFERGVNPTNLAMLINAYIHRNDLHLARTPPGTPGAETAATTLKMPVINITGSLSPHVDDTVTFNGRLDPTNSSWMKISDCAMVLEEQPAKLAEAFRLFLQGEGYATPLSTPASSPCGTKYHTYSSIFFANFREEQLQAAQERERERQRQLSLRVGNRLRETAINCSDNNNANNAHTPEDLDLANGNGGGGNGNRAYVTTDTSGTLYYGTQSNKIRITENPLPEPISS; encoded by the exons CACTATGCCCGTTGATCCCATGGATGACATCGAACTGCGCTCGGTGCAGCTGCAATTCCCAAATGCACGCGGCTCCATATTGGAGGCCTGCGATCAGCGACGTGTGCCCACAGACAAGGGCGATGTACATGTGGCCATACAGGGTGATACCTCAAAGCCAGCCATAGTGACCTATCATGATTTGGGACTCAACT aTGCCACCAGCTTTGCTGGCTTCTTTAATTATCCGGTTATGCGTGGCTTGCTGGAGAACTTCTGTGTCTATCATGTAACAGCTCCGGGTCAGGAGGAGGGCGCGCCCACCTTGCCAGAGGA CTACGTGTATCCTACCATGGATGAGTTGGCCGcccagctgctgtttgtgctgTCGCATTTTGGCTTGAAATCGGTTATTGGCTTTGGCGTTGGTGCTGgcgcaaatattttggcaCGCTTCGCCCATGCACATCCGGATAAGGTGGGCGCCTTGTGCTTGATCAACTGTGTGTCCACACAGTCGGGCTGGATTGAGTGGGGCTATCAGAGTTTCAATGCGCGCTTTTTGCGCACCAAGGGCATGACACAGGGTGTCATCGATTATCTGATGTGGCATCATTTTGGACGCAATCCAGAGGAGCGCAATCACGATCTGGTGCAAATGTACAAGCAGCACTTCGAGCGTGGCGTCAATCCCACTAATCTGGCGATGCTAATCAATGCCTATATACATCGCAACGATTTGCACTTGGCGCGCACGCCCCCGGGCACGCCAGGAGCTGAGACCGCCGCCACTACGCTCAAGATGCCGGTTATTAATATAACGGGCTCGCTGTCGCCGCATGTGGATGATACGGTCACCTTCAATGGCCGCTTGGATCCAACAAACTCATCCTGGATGAAG atTTCGGATTGCGCCATGGTGCTGGAGGAGCAACCAGCCAAGTTGGCTGAGGCATTTCGGCTGTTCTTGCAGGGCGAGGGTTATG caacgccgCTGTCTACGCCCGCCAGCTCTCCCTGTGGCACCAAATATCACACCTATTCATCAATATTCTTTGCCAACTTTCGTGAGGAGCAATTGCAGGCAGCTCAGGAGCGTGAGCGCGAGCGCCAAAGGCAGCTGAGCTTACGCGTTGGCAATCGACTGCGCGAGACAGCAATCAAttgcagcgacaacaacaatgccaacaatgCGCACACTCCGGAGGATCTGGATCTGGCGAATGGCAACGGCGGAGGCGGCAACGGCAATCGCGCATATGTGACAACCGATACATCTGGCACCCTCTACTATGGCACACAAAGCAACAAGATACGCATCACTGAGAATCCACTGCCCGAGCCTATAAGCTCTTAG
- the LOC108596573 gene encoding protein NDRG3 isoform X10: MPVDPMDDIELRSVQLQFPNARGSILEACDQRRVPTDKGDVHVAIQGDTSKPAIVTYHDLGLNYATSFAGFFNYPVMRGLLENFCVYHVTAPGQEEGAPTLPEDYVYPTMDELAAQLLFVLSHFGLKSVIGFGVGAGANILARFAHAHPDKVGALCLINCVSTQSGWIEWGYQSFNARFLRTKGMTQGVIDYLMWHHFGRNPEERNHDLVQMYKQHFERGVNPTNLAMLINAYIHRNDLHLARTPPGTPGAETAATTLKMPVINITGSLSPHVDDTVTFNGRLDPTNSSWMKISDCAMVLEEQPAKLAEAFRLFLQGEGYATPLSTPASSPCGTKYHTYSSIFFANFREEQLQAAQERERERQRQLSLRVGNRLRETAINCSDNNNANNAHTPEDLDLANGNGGGGNGNRAYVTTDTSGTLYYGTQSNKIRITENPLPEPISS, translated from the exons ATGCCCGTTGATCCCATGGATGACATCGAACTGCGCTCGGTGCAGCTGCAATTCCCAAATGCACGCGGCTCCATATTGGAGGCCTGCGATCAGCGACGTGTGCCCACAGACAAGGGCGATGTACATGTGGCCATACAGGGTGATACCTCAAAGCCAGCCATAGTGACCTATCATGATTTGGGACTCAACT aTGCCACCAGCTTTGCTGGCTTCTTTAATTATCCGGTTATGCGTGGCTTGCTGGAGAACTTCTGTGTCTATCATGTAACAGCTCCGGGTCAGGAGGAGGGCGCGCCCACCTTGCCAGAGGA CTACGTGTATCCTACCATGGATGAGTTGGCCGcccagctgctgtttgtgctgTCGCATTTTGGCTTGAAATCGGTTATTGGCTTTGGCGTTGGTGCTGgcgcaaatattttggcaCGCTTCGCCCATGCACATCCGGATAAGGTGGGCGCCTTGTGCTTGATCAACTGTGTGTCCACACAGTCGGGCTGGATTGAGTGGGGCTATCAGAGTTTCAATGCGCGCTTTTTGCGCACCAAGGGCATGACACAGGGTGTCATCGATTATCTGATGTGGCATCATTTTGGACGCAATCCAGAGGAGCGCAATCACGATCTGGTGCAAATGTACAAGCAGCACTTCGAGCGTGGCGTCAATCCCACTAATCTGGCGATGCTAATCAATGCCTATATACATCGCAACGATTTGCACTTGGCGCGCACGCCCCCGGGCACGCCAGGAGCTGAGACCGCCGCCACTACGCTCAAGATGCCGGTTATTAATATAACGGGCTCGCTGTCGCCGCATGTGGATGATACGGTCACCTTCAATGGCCGCTTGGATCCAACAAACTCATCCTGGATGAAG atTTCGGATTGCGCCATGGTGCTGGAGGAGCAACCAGCCAAGTTGGCTGAGGCATTTCGGCTGTTCTTGCAGGGCGAGGGTTATG caacgccgCTGTCTACGCCCGCCAGCTCTCCCTGTGGCACCAAATATCACACCTATTCATCAATATTCTTTGCCAACTTTCGTGAGGAGCAATTGCAGGCAGCTCAGGAGCGTGAGCGCGAGCGCCAAAGGCAGCTGAGCTTACGCGTTGGCAATCGACTGCGCGAGACAGCAATCAAttgcagcgacaacaacaatgccaacaatgCGCACACTCCGGAGGATCTGGATCTGGCGAATGGCAACGGCGGAGGCGGCAACGGCAATCGCGCATATGTGACAACCGATACATCTGGCACCCTCTACTATGGCACACAAAGCAACAAGATACGCATCACTGAGAATCCACTGCCCGAGCCTATAAGCTCTTAG